The Streptomyces sp. NBC_00459 DNA segment GACGCGACGGCCGCGAGCTGGTCGGCACGGTCCCGGGGGAAGCCTTCCGACATGGCCAACAGGAGGCCGTCGGCGGACACGACGACGGTGTGGGACACCCCGGGGGTGTTGTCCACGAAGTTGGTTATCAACCAGTTGAGGTTCTGTGCCGCCTGGCTCATCTGGCTCAACTATCGCTCCTGCTGGTGAGTGGGGCTGGGGAAGCTGCCCGTCTGGTCGGAGCCGGTACCGGCCTGCCGACCCTGGGCGATGCCCCTACGGAGGTTGGTCAGCCGGCCGCGCACGTCATCGGGCGCACGCGAGACCGCCGGACCGCTTTGGTGCTGTTGCTGCTGAGCCGTACCCGGTACGAGGTTCGCACGCGGGACCCGGCGCGGAAGGCCGGAAGTAGTGACGCCACCGGCGGCCGGCTGGCGGACGCGCTCGGCCTGCCGGACCAGTTCGTCGTTGGGCGAGGTGCGCCAGGAGCCGGTCGCGGCCGGCGCGGTCGCCGGACGCGGGGGAGCCGGCACGGAGGACGGCTGCGAGGGCGCCGAACCGTTGCCGTTGCTCCCGTTGCTGCTGCTGCCGTTGGATGGCGGCTGCTGCCCCTGCTGACCCTGCCCGTGGAACCAGTTGGTCTCCAGGGTGTCGTACAGCGGGGTCCGACCGTCACCGGGACCGGCCGGCGGCAGTGCCTCCGGCTGCGGCGGGCGCGGCGGGACCGGCGGACGGGCGCCGCCGAAGTCCGCGGGGCCACGGCCCGCGCCCGGCTGAGGGCGCTCGAACTGGCCGGTGGACGACGGGTCCTGGCGGCGGGGCACCGGGCCCCGGCCGTCGAAGCCGGTGGGCGCGGGGAACTGGCCGGTCGAGCCGGAGTCGTACCCGGTCGGCACGGGGAACTGGCCCGTCGAACCGCTGTCGTACGACGACGGTGTGAACTGCCCGTTGCCCTGCGGGTTCTGAGGTCCGCCGGGCGGGGTGCCGAAGACGTCCGAGCGGACGTACGACCCGTTGTTCTGCCGGCCGTTGGTGTCGCCGGAGCCGTTGTAGCCGGGCAGCGGGAACTGGCCGGTGTCCGAAGGGCCGCCCGGCCGCGGGGCGTTGAAGTCGGGGCGGGCGAACTCGGAGGTGACACCCGGGTTCTGGAGATCGTCGAGGCGCGGAACCACCGGCATCTCCGACGTCGAGGCCGGGCCGTGCCGGTCGTCGACGCGGGGCATCCGCGAGGTGGAGTCCGGCTCCTCGTGACCGCGCGGGGTGTCCAGCGAGGCACGCGGTACCGGAGGCTGCGCGTTCTCGTCGCTCCAGCTCGGACGCGCCGGCGCGTTGCCACCGGGCAGTTCCGGACGCGCACCGCCCCGGGGCGGGAGCTGCGGACGGCGCCCGCCGCCCTGGCCCTCCCCGCGCTGAGGCGGTACGGGACCACGCGAGCCGCCGAAGGAGTCCTGACGTCCGTTGGTGTTGCCGTTGTTGCCGAAGGCGTCCTGGCCCTGGCGTCCGCCCGGACCGTCACCGAAGCCGCCGGCGGCCTGGAGGCCCTGCGGAGCACCCGGTGCCTGGCCGCCGAAGCCGCCCGCACCCGCGCCCGCCGGAGCCGGCCTGCCGCCCTGCTGAGGAGCACCGGGACCCTGGGGCCCGCGCGGCGCTCCGCCCTGGCCACCCGGGCGACCGCCCGCGTCCCGGCCGGGCAGTGCGGCCCGTGCACCCTGGCCCGAGCCGACCTGGCCGCGCGGCGCGCCACCGGCGCCGAGGAGCCCGCCACCGGCGGGAGCGCCCTGGCCACCGCCCCGGCGAGCCGCGGCCACACCGGCGGCGGCCTGCGCCGCCGCGGGACCGCCCGCGGGGGCACCGCCCTGGCCGGCCTTGCCCGGAGCGGGCTTCTTGCCGCCCTGGGCGACATCGACGGGAAGCATGACCAGCGCGGTCGTACCACCGGAGTCGGACGGACGCAGCTGGATCCGGATGCCGTGGCGCTGCGAGAGGCGGCCGACCACGAACAGACCCATGCGGCGGGAGACCGACACGTCCACCGTGGGCGGCGCGGCGAGCCGCTCGTTGATCGCCGCGAGGTCCTCGGGCGAGAGGCCGATGCCGGTGTCGTGGATCTCGATCAGGACGCGGCCGTCGGGCAGCGCGTGACCGGTGACCTTGACCTTGGTCTGCGGGGAGGAGAACGACGTGGCGTTCTCCAGCAGCTCGGCGAGCAGGTGGACGAGGTCGTTGACGACCCGGCCGGCCACTTCGGTGGTCGGCACGGACGACAGTTCGATGCGCTCGTACTGCTCCACCTCGGAGGCGGCGGCGCGCAGCACGTCCACCAGCGGGACCGGACGGGTCCAGCGGCGGCCGGGCTCCTCACCGGCGAGGACGAGAAGGTTCTCGCCGTTCCGGCGCATACGGGTCGCGAGGTGGTCGAGCTTGAAGAGGGAGGACAGCTGGTCCGGGTCGGCCTCGCGGGACTCCAGTTCGGAGATGAGCGACAGCTGACGCTGGATGAGGCCCTGGGAGCGGCGCGAGAGGTTGGTGAACATCGCGTTGACGTTGCCCCGCAGGAGGGCCTGCTCGGCGGCCAGCCGGACGGCCTCGCGGTGCACGTCGTCGAAGGCCGCGGCCACCTGGCCGATCTCGTCCCGGGAGTGCACACCGACCGACTCGACGGACGTGTCGACGTCCTGCGGGTCGGACTCGGACAGCTGCTTGACCAGCTCGGGCAGCCGGTCCTGGGCGACCTTGGTCGCGGTGTCCTGGAGCCGGCGCAGCGAGCGGATCATGGACCGGGCGACGACGAATGCGCCGACCAGGGAGACACCGAGCACGAGCAGGATCAGCGCACCGGAGATGATCGCTTCCTGCTCGGCCTCGTTGCGCAGCTCACGAGCCTTCTGCTCCATCTCGCTGAGCAGCGTGATCTCGATGGTCTTCATCTGCTGGATCTTCGCCGAGTCGTCGTCGATCCAGTCCTTGTAGGAGCGCTTCTGCAGCCCCTGGATACCTTCCTTGCTGTCCAGGATGCGCTTGGCGTAGACGTCGGCGGCGGTGATCGTCGGGCTGCCGTCGTCGATCGGCTTGAGGAGGTCCTCGGAGCCGTCGCCGTAGATGCTCTTGAAGCTGTCGAGCTCGGAGTCCTGGCTGTTCAGCGCCGACTCGGCGTAGAGCCGGTCGTTCTCCGACAGCTTGCCCTGCGTCTTGTTGTCCTCGGGCAGCGCCGCCGCGATGACCGCGCGCTGGATCGACGCGTACTCCTTGGCCGAGGAGAAGGCGGCCAGTGAGCGCGTACGCGTGATCATCTCGGGGTTGCTGGTCGCCTCGGCCATGTCCTGGGAGAGGTCGAGCAACTGGGTGACGAGCCGGTGGTAGGCCTCGACCGTCTGCGTCGAGTTGTTCCGGTCCTCGAAGGCGTTGCTTCGGATCTCGCTGAGATTGCCGAGCGCGGAGACGAGGCCCACCAGGCTGTCGCGAACACCCTGGAGGTTGCCGCTCTTGCTGGCGGCGTCGATCTCCTCGGAGCCGTCGATGAAGTTGGCGAGGGCCCGGTCGGTCTTGTCGCGTACGCCCTTGACGCTGTAGTCGGTGGCGGGGGCGCCGTGCGCGAGCGGACCGGCCGACTGGTCGCGCTCCTCCTGGAGCGCGGCGGAGAGCTCGGTCGCCTGCTTGGTGATGTCCGTCAGCAGCCGCATGTTGTCGAGCTGCTGGATGTCGTCCATGTTGTCGCTGATGCGCAGCGCGCCGAGCGAGGTCGCCGCGACCACGGGGAGCGCGAGCAGCGAGACCAGACGGGTCGAGATACGCCAGTTGCGCAGGGCTATTCGCGCACCGGGGCCGGTCGAACCCTTGGCGGGCTTCACCGGCGGCGCGGCGGGCGCGGGCCCACCGGTGGCCGAGCCCTTGCCGCCGGGCGCACCACTGCCGAGACGCGCCGACCGCTCGCCGTTGTCGCCGGTCAGAGCTGCCTGGCCCGGGTTCTGGGCGTGCTGGGGGGAGGAACCGTTACCGGCTCCGTTGTGTGGCTCCGGCTCCGCCGAAGCGCTGCCATCCCTCTTGAAACGTCCCTGCACTAGCGTCGCAACCTCTGGACCAGGCGCCCTTCCGCGTGAACGGACGGACGGTGTCGGCGTCTAGGGGGCGCCCTGAAATACGCCCCCCATGGTGGTCGTGAGTAACCCGGCGCGGTTCCCCCTAACGTGCCGCCGCTCGGCGCTGCGTTCGCGCCCCCTGTGCGCCGGCTCGTCATCCCGCGGCGGTTCGTGGAATTCCAGCACAGTGCCGGATCTCCAACAAGGCCAACGGGTCACGGTGTGACGACGATGACGCCTCGTGAGCGTTGTGTCACGAGGCGTAGAAAGCGATTCCCCGCATACCGGACGAAAATCCACGAGTCGCATGGATAGTCCGGGTGTCCAGGTCGCCATGATCAGGAGCGGAATGAGGGCTTCAGTGAAGCAATGTCCGTTTCGTGGAGGGGGGTTGGGGGCCGGAATTGACCCGTTTGCCCATGGATTCGTGAGCAAACTCACATGCTGTTCGGGGGTCTCGATGACCTCCCCGGGGAAGCGCGTGTTTAGCCTGACGCTTTACAGAGATGGCAAATCCGACAACCCGTGCGCGGACGGCGGCTCCCCGCCCGTCCGGGCGCCCGGACACGACAGGGTCGAGGGCTACAACAGTGAAGACGACGACGATGTTCCACAACATCGCAAACCCGCGCCGCACGACGCTGGCGCACCTGACGGACGCCGACGAGCTGACGCCCGTCGAGCAGCCGGAACACTCCGTGGACCTCCCCACCCAGACCGCCAACCCCCGCCGCACCATTCTCATGGACGCCCCCGTCGCGGCCTCCGTCGGGGAGTAGTACGCGCGAGTGCCGCCCGCTGCTCAGGGCGGACCCCGTGAATGTCCGTCTGTCAAGGGCGCCTGTGCCTCCTCGTGTCCGCTCTCCGCAGGGCGGAGGTCCACGAAGGGCTCGGGCGCCCTCGCCATATTGCGCGAGGCGCCCGGCCACGGCGCGTTAGCCTGGACCGTCAGACTCCAGCCGGACCAGCAGAGGGGCGCAGGAATCCCGTGCGCATCGCCAGATTCTCCATCGACGGGAACGTCGCCTTCGGCGCGGTCGAGGGCGACAAGCCGGACGAACTAGTCCTCGACATCATCAAGGGCATCCCGTTCGCCGACTTCGAGCTCTCCGGCACGAAGGTCCCCCTCGACAAGGTCCGGCTGCTGCCGCCGGTGCTCCCCAACAAGGTCGTGGCCTACGGCCGCAACTACGCGGAGCACGCGAGGGAACTGGGCAACGAGGTACCCGACGTCCCGTTCGCCTTCTTCAAGCCGTCCACCTCGGTGATCGGCTCCGGCGACGACATCCGGTACCCCTCCTTCACCGAGGAACTGCACCACGAGGCCGAACTCGCCGTGGTCATCGGCCGGATGTGCCGCGAGGTCCCGCGCGAGCGCGTCAAGGACGTCATCCTCGGCTACACCTGCGCCAACGACATCACCGCGCGGGACGTCCAGAAGCGCGAGAAGCAGTGGGCCCGGGCGAAGGGCTTCGACACCAGCTGCCCCCTCGGCCCCTGGGTGGAGACGGACCTCGACCCGTCCGACCTCACGATCCAGCTCACGGTCAACGGCGAGCAACGCCAACTGGGCCGCACCAGCGAGATGATCCACTCCATCGAGGACCTGATCGTCAACATCACCGAGGCCATGACGCTGCTCCCCGGCGACGTGATCCTCACGGGCACCCCGGCAGGCGTCGGACCGCTCACCGTCGGCGACGAGGTCGCCGTCACCATCGAAGGCATCGGCACTCTCACCAACAAGGTTGTCAAGCGTGGCTAGCGCATCCGACCCCGCCGTCCGAGTACGGTTCTGCCCGTCGCCCACCGGTAACCCCCACGTGGGCCTGGTCCGTACGGCCCTGTTCAACTGGGCGTACGCCCGCCACACCGGCGGCACCTTCGTCTTCCGCATCGAGGACACCGACGCGGCCCGCGACTCCGAGGAGTCGTACGAGCAGCTGCTGGACTCGTTGCGCTGGCTGGGCTTCGACTGGGACGAGGGCCCCGAGATCGGCGGCCCGCACGCCCCGTACCGCCAGTCGCAGCGCATGGACACCTACAAGGACGTGGCGGCCAGGCTCCTGGAAGCGGGCCGCGCCTACCACTGCTACTGCTCGACGGAGGAGCTGGACGCCCGCCGCGACGCCGCCCGCGCGGCCGGCCGGCCCTCCGGCTACGACGGCCACTGCCGCGAACTGACCGACGAGCAGGTGTCGGCGTACACCGCCGAGGGCCGCAAGCCGATCGTCCGCTTCCGGATGCCCGACGAGACGATCACCTTCACGGACCTGGTCCGCGGCGAACTGACCTTCACGGCCGAGAACGTCCCGGACTACGGGATCGTACGAGCCAACGGCGCACCCCTGTACACGCTGGTCAACCCGGTCGACGACGCGCTGATGGAGATCACGCACGTCCTGCGCGGCGAGGACCTGCTGTCGTCGACGCCGAGGCAGATCGCCCTGTACAAGGCGCTGATCGAACTGGGCGTCGCGAAGTCCGTGCCCTCCTTCGGTCACCTGCCGTACGTGATGGGCGAGGGCAACAAGAAGCTCTCGAAGCGCGACCCGGAGTCGTCGCTGAACCTCTACCGGGAGCGCGGCTTCCTCCCGGAGGGCCTGCTCAACTACCTCTCCCTCCTGGGCTGGTCGCTCTCGGCCGACCAGGACATCTTCGCGATCGACGAGATGGTCGCCGCCTTCGACGTGTCGGACGTGAACCCCAACCCGGCCCGCTTCGACCTGAAGAAGTGCGAGGCGATCAACGCCGACCACATCCGGCTGCTGGACGTGAAGGACTTCACGGAGCGCTGCGCGCCCTGGCTCCGCGCCCCCTTCGCCCCCTGGGCGCCGGAGGACTTCGACGAGACGAAGTGGCTGGCGATCGCCCCGCACGCCCAGACCCGCCTGAAGGTCCTCTCGGAGATCACGGACAACGTCGACTTCCTGTTCCTGCCCGAGCCGGCCTCCGACGAGGCGTCGTGGGCAAAGGCGATGAAGGAGGGCAGCGACGCCCTGCTGATCACGGCGAGGGAGAAGCTGGAGGCCGCGGACTGGACCTCCGCCGAGTCCCTGAAGGAGGCCGTCCTGGCCGCCGGCGAGGCCCACGGCCTCAAGCTCGGCAAGGCCCAGGCCCCGGTCCGCGTGGCCGTCACCGGCCGCACGATCGGTCTGCCCCTCTTCGAGTCCCTGGAGATCCTGGGCAAGGAGAAGACGCTGGTCCGCATCGACGCGGCACTGGCGAAGCTGACGGCGTAGCACGGCACCCAAACGCGGGGCGGCGGCCGTGGTCGCCCGCCCCGCGTTGTTCGTGCGGTGGTTATGGCATGTTCACAAATGATTCATGAGGGCGCTCGCCGCTCGCGGAATCGTCGCGATCATGACTTCTCGGAGAAGGACACTGCGAGTCACCGTCCCCGTGGGGCTGGGCGCCCTCATGCTCGCCGCCGCGGGCTCCCTGTCCACCGCGTCCGCCGAGACCTGGTGGTCGTACTCGAACGAGCGCACCGGTGCCTGTATCACCTCGTCGACCGTGAGCGACGCGGTCTGGGGAGCCACCTGCAACGACGCCCTCGACACCCGTAACTGGTCCTGGGGCAGCGACACGTACACCAACGTCTACGGGGTCAACCGCAGGTTCGTTAGCAGGGCCAACGGCGAATGCCTCACCACCGACGAGAAGACCGTCACCAACTCGGTCTGGACCAGCCCTTGCGGGAGCGCGGGCGGGCAGTGGTGGAACGGCGACGACCACAGGTTCCGGAACGCCAACGGCAACTACCTGCGCACCTCCTCCAGCGGTGACGGCCTCTACACCAGCCCGTACAGCGTGGTCGAGCAGTACGGCATCGAACCGTCCCGGTTCACGTGGTGGGGCCAGCACGACTGACCGTTCCGCTCGGGCGGTACCGTCGGTGTCATGACGATCCGAGCCGTGGTCTGGGACATCGACGACACCCTCTTCGACTACACCACGGCGAACCGCGCCGGCATGCGGGAGCAGCTCGCCGTCGAGGGCCTGCTCGACGGGTACGCCACCGTCGAGCAGGCCCTCGACCGCTGGCAGGAGGCCACCGACCGGCAGTGGGCGCGGTTCGCGGCGGGGGAGGTCGACTTCCAGGGGCAGCGCCGTGAGCGGGTGCGGACGTTCCTGGGCGAGGAGCTGACCGACGCAGAGGCCGACGCCTGGTTCGACCGCTACGTCGTGCACTACGAGGCCGCGTGGGCGCTCTTCCCGGACGTGCTGCCCGTCCTCGACCTCCTCGCCGCCAGCCACCGGCACGGGGTGCTCTCCAACTCCAGCCTCCGCGTGCAGGACCGCAAGCTGCGCGTGCTCGGCGTCCGCGACCGTTTCGAGGCGGTCCTGTGCGCGGCCGAGCTGGGTGTCCACAAGCCGGACGCCCAGGCCTTCCACGCCGCCTGCGACGCCCTGGGCCTGTCTCCGGAGCAGGTGGCGTACGTCGGTGACCATCCGGAGATCGACGGACGGGGCGCCGTCGACGCCGGGATGCTGTCCGTGTGGATCGACCGCGGCGGCCCCGGCGGCGCGGAGCAGGCTTCCACCGGCCCGCACCGGATCGCCTCTCTCGCCGAACTCCCCGCGATCCTCGGCGCCGATACCCGTTTTGGAGCGCCGTCCACCTTCGGGTAATGTTCTTCCTGCGCCGCCGGAGAGCGGGCCGAAAGGCCGGGAACCGGGGGTGCAAGCTAGAACAGGAGCTCCGCAGGGGCTCGCGTTCCAGTGGCCTATGGTGTAATTGGCAGCACGACGGTTTCTGGTTCCGTTAGTCTTGGTTCGAGTCCAGGTAGGCCAGCTCGCAGATTGCTTCAAATCTGCACCCGTGGAGATCAGAATCCACACAAGCCCCCGTTGTGTAGCGGCCTAGCACGCTGCCCTCTCACGGCAGTAGCGCCGGTTCGAATCCGGTCGGGGGTACAGATCCTTCCCGGAGGGTCAGACCGGGTCGCACCCGCTGACTCTCATGCAGGATCGCTAGGGCCCCCGTTGTGTAGCGGCCTAGCACGCTGCCCTCTCACGGCAGTAGCGCCGGTTCGAATCCGGTCGGGGGTACGATTTACTCTAAATCGCCTTGGTCTATGGTGTAATTGGCAACACTACGGTTTCTGGTACCGTCATTCTTGGTTCGAGTCCAGGTAGACCAGCTCAGATCCACTCAAGATCTTGCCCCCGTTGTGTAGCGGCCTAGCACGCTGCCCTCTCACGGCAGTAGCGCCGGTTCGAATCCGGTCGGGGGTACGTCAGGCACAGTGGCCCTCCGCTTCGGCGGGGGGCCATTCTGCATGTGCGGTCATGTGTGGGCGTCCTGCGGCCACGTGCCCAGGCGCCCGCCTACAGCCCGTACCGCCGCGCCGACTCCTCCTCCTGGGCCAGCCGGTGCAGTGCCGTGAGCACCGGTTCGAAGAGCACGGTCGCCGCGACCGCCGTCTCGACCCGCTCCGCGTCCGACGCGTGCGTCTCCAGATAGTCCAGGTCCCGTCTCGCCACCTGGTGCATCAACTCCGCGTACGGCGCCATCAGTTCGGCGTCCCAGGGATACCCCAGCCGGATCAGCGCGGCCACCGCCACCACCAGCGAGCGGTGCACGGGGGAGAGAGGGCTCAGCTCACGCGCGGTCTCCCAGCCGAGGCTCGCCAGCAGTCGGTCCACCTCCCGGCGGGCGGCGACCACGGCGGGGTCCTCCTCGTCCGGCTCGGCGCCCTGCGGCAACGCCCACAAGGCCGCGCCCAGGCGGATCGTGCGGCCCAGGGAATCGTCGTCGACGTGGCCGAGCACCTCACGGGCGGTGGCGACCGGGATACGGCCCACCTGGATCAGCGCACGCACCAGTCGCAGTCGGCGCAGATGACCCTCGTCGTACTCCGCGGTCGTCGTGTTGATCTGCCGGCCGGGCGCCAACAGCCCCTCGCGCAGGTAGTACTTGATCGTGGCGGTGGACACACCGCTGCGCTCGCTCAACTCGGCCAGCCGCATGCCTTGTGCCTTTCCTCGGACAACGGCACGATCCAAGCACGCGGTGGTCGGATAGTGCCGCTAGCCAACGGGACGCGGTCCCGACGGGGGAGGTTCCATGTTCGCGAAGCCCAACGCGGGCCGTACGACAGCGGCAGCCGAGGGGGATGTCGTCGTTCTGCTCATCGGAATGCGCATCAACCATTTCTGGGCCGTGCATCACTGGCTCCCGGTGTTCACGGCCATGCCGCGGATGCTGCGGGAGCTGACGAAGGATCCTTCGCGCGGGCTGCTGAAACACGTGATGCTGACGGCGTCGCCACGGACGTACTACGTCGTCCAGTACTGGGAGTCCAAGGAGAAGCTGTACGCGTACGCCTCGGCGTCGGACATGTTCCATCACAAGGCGTGGGGTGCCCTCAACCGCAAGGAGCGGGAGGGGAAGGTTCGGCAGCATGTGGGGCTGTGGCACGAGACGTATGTGGTGCCTGAGGGGTCGTACGAGTCGATCTACGCGGACATGCCGGCGTTCGGGCTGGCGGCGGCGCACGGGGTGTTGCCGGTGGAGCGGCGGGGGCGTACCGGTAAGGAGCGGTTTGCTCATCGGTCGGCGCCGTAGGGGTTCTGTTGTGGGGCGGGTGCGGGTGCGCTGTGGCTGGTCGCGCGGTTCCCCGCGCCCCTGAAAGCAGGCGGCTGTCCCTCGGTGCGTTTGTCAGTGAAGGCTCGCCGCGGCGTTGAGGCTGGCCTTCTCCTGACGTTCGTACCCTCTGTCAGCCTGTGCGGCGCAGGGCCTCCGACAGGCGGGCCGCCGCGTCGATGACCGCCTGGGCGTGCATACGGCCGGGGTGGCGGGTCAGGCGTTCGATCGGGCCCGAGACGGAGACGGCGGCCACCACGCGGTTCGACGGGCCCCGGACGGGGGCGGAGACCGAGGCGACGCCCGGTTCGCGCTCGCCGATGGACTGGGCCCAGCCCCGGCGGCGCACGCCCGACAGCGCTGTCGCGGTGAAGCGGGCGCCCTGGAGACCGCGGTGCAGACGCTCCGGCTCCTCCCACGCCATCAGGATCTGGGCCGACGAGCCCGCCTTCATCGTGAGCGTCGAGCCGACCGGGACCGTGTCCCTGAGGCCCGAGAGGCGCTCGGCCGCGGCGACGCAGATGCGCATGTCGCCCTGGCGGCGGTAGAGCTGCGCGCTCTCGCCCGTCAGATCGCGGACATGGGTGAGAACCGGGCCGGCCGTCGCCAGGAGGCGGTCCTCGCCCGCTGCCGCCGCCAGTTCCGCCAGGCGGGGGCCGAGAATGAAACGGCCCTGCATGTCGCGCGCCACCATGCGGTGGTGTTCCAAGGCCACGGCGAGACGATGTGCCGTGGGTCGTGCCAGTCCGGTCGCCGCGACCAGACCCGCGAGGGTGGCCGGACCGGACTCCAGAGCGCTCAGGACAAGGGCTGCCTTGTCCAGAACGCCGACGCCGCTACTGTTGTCCATGAAACGATACTCGCGTCTCACTCTGTGAAACGCAAGTTCATTTTCCGGTGGAACGCGCCACTCTGGAAGACACAGCGGCCCGCCGACCAACGGGCCCGGCGGCGGATGCCCGGACAAGGGGTACGGGCGGTTCGCCTCCACAAGATCTCTATCTAGATGGGCCGGCGCCCACACAGGCCGGCCGGAGGGAAAGCGATGGGTAGGACACTCGCGGAGAAGGTCTGGGACGACCACGTCGTCCGGCGCGCCGAGGGCGAGCCCGACCTCCTCTTCATCGACTTGCACCTGCTGCACGAGGTGACCAGCCCGCAGGCCTTCGACGGTCTGCGCCAGAACGGCCGTAAGGTGCGGCGCCTCGACCTCACCATCGCGACCGAGGACCACAACACCCCGACCCTCGACATCGACAAGCCCATCGCCGACCCGGTCTCCCGGGTCCAGCTGGAGACGCTGCGCAAGAACTGCGCCGACTTCGGTGTGCGGCTGCACCCGCTGGGCGATGTCGAGCAGGGCGTCGTCCACGTGGTGGGACCGCAGCTGGGGCTGACCCAGCCGGGCACCACCGTCGTCTGCGGCGACTCCCACACCTCCACGCACGGCGCCTTCGGCGCGCTGGCGTTCGGCATCGGCACCTCGCAGGTCGAGCATGTGCTGGCCACCCAGACGCTGCCGCTGGCCCGACCCAAGACCATGGCCATCACGGTCGACGGCGAACTGCCCGACGGAGTCACCGCCAAGGACCTGATCCTCGCCATCATCGCGAAGATCGGTACGGGCGGCGGCCAGGGCTACATCCTGGAATACCGCGGTTCCGCCATCGAGAAGCTCTCGATGGAGGCCCGGATGACCATCTGCAACATGTCGATCGAGGCCGGCGCCCGCGCGGGCATGATCGCCCCCGACGAGACCACCTTCGAGTACCTCAAGGGCCGCCCCCACGCGCCCGCCGACGCGGACTGGGACGCGGCGGTGGAGTACTGGAAGACGCTGCGCACCGACGACGACGCGGAATTCGACGCCGAGGTCGTCATCGACGGCGCCGCGCTCGCGCCGTTCGTCACCTGGGGCACCAACCCCGGCCAGGGCGCGCCGCTTTCGTCGTCCGTCCCCGACCCTGCTTCGTACGAAGACGCTTCGGAGCGCCTCGCCGCCGAAAAGGCCCTGGAATACATGGGGTTGGAGGCCGGGCAGTCGCTGCGCTCCATCAAGGTGGACACCGTCTTCGTAGGTTCGTGCACCAACGGCCGCATCGAGGACCTGCGCGCCGCCGCCGCCATCGTCGGGGGCCGCAAAGTCGCCGACGGGGTACGGATGCTGGTCGTCCCCGGCTCGGTGCGGGTCGGTCTGCAGGCCGTCTCCGAGGGCCTGGACGTGGTCTTCAAGGAGGCCGGCGCCGAATGGCGGCACGCGGGCTGCTCGATGTGTCTGGGCATGAACCCCGACCAGCTGGCCCCCGGTGAGCGCTCCGCGTCCACCTCCAACCGCAAC contains these protein-coding regions:
- the gltX gene encoding glutamate--tRNA ligase, which gives rise to MASASDPAVRVRFCPSPTGNPHVGLVRTALFNWAYARHTGGTFVFRIEDTDAARDSEESYEQLLDSLRWLGFDWDEGPEIGGPHAPYRQSQRMDTYKDVAARLLEAGRAYHCYCSTEELDARRDAARAAGRPSGYDGHCRELTDEQVSAYTAEGRKPIVRFRMPDETITFTDLVRGELTFTAENVPDYGIVRANGAPLYTLVNPVDDALMEITHVLRGEDLLSSTPRQIALYKALIELGVAKSVPSFGHLPYVMGEGNKKLSKRDPESSLNLYRERGFLPEGLLNYLSLLGWSLSADQDIFAIDEMVAAFDVSDVNPNPARFDLKKCEAINADHIRLLDVKDFTERCAPWLRAPFAPWAPEDFDETKWLAIAPHAQTRLKVLSEITDNVDFLFLPEPASDEASWAKAMKEGSDALLITAREKLEAADWTSAESLKEAVLAAGEAHGLKLGKAQAPVRVAVTGRTIGLPLFESLEILGKEKTLVRIDAALAKLTA
- a CDS encoding fumarylacetoacetate hydrolase family protein, producing MRIARFSIDGNVAFGAVEGDKPDELVLDIIKGIPFADFELSGTKVPLDKVRLLPPVLPNKVVAYGRNYAEHARELGNEVPDVPFAFFKPSTSVIGSGDDIRYPSFTEELHHEAELAVVIGRMCREVPRERVKDVILGYTCANDITARDVQKREKQWARAKGFDTSCPLGPWVETDLDPSDLTIQLTVNGEQRQLGRTSEMIHSIEDLIVNITEAMTLLPGDVILTGTPAGVGPLTVGDEVAVTIEGIGTLTNKVVKRG
- a CDS encoding MerR family transcriptional regulator, whose protein sequence is MRLAELSERSGVSTATIKYYLREGLLAPGRQINTTTAEYDEGHLRRLRLVRALIQVGRIPVATAREVLGHVDDDSLGRTIRLGAALWALPQGAEPDEEDPAVVAARREVDRLLASLGWETARELSPLSPVHRSLVVAVAALIRLGYPWDAELMAPYAELMHQVARRDLDYLETHASDAERVETAVAATVLFEPVLTALHRLAQEEESARRYGL
- a CDS encoding RICIN domain-containing protein; its protein translation is MTSRRRTLRVTVPVGLGALMLAAAGSLSTASAETWWSYSNERTGACITSSTVSDAVWGATCNDALDTRNWSWGSDTYTNVYGVNRRFVSRANGECLTTDEKTVTNSVWTSPCGSAGGQWWNGDDHRFRNANGNYLRTSSSGDGLYTSPYSVVEQYGIEPSRFTWWGQHD
- a CDS encoding HAD family hydrolase, with the translated sequence MTIRAVVWDIDDTLFDYTTANRAGMREQLAVEGLLDGYATVEQALDRWQEATDRQWARFAAGEVDFQGQRRERVRTFLGEELTDAEADAWFDRYVVHYEAAWALFPDVLPVLDLLAASHRHGVLSNSSLRVQDRKLRVLGVRDRFEAVLCAAELGVHKPDAQAFHAACDALGLSPEQVAYVGDHPEIDGRGAVDAGMLSVWIDRGGPGGAEQASTGPHRIASLAELPAILGADTRFGAPSTFG
- a CDS encoding sensor histidine kinase, with the translated sequence MQGRFKRDGSASAEPEPHNGAGNGSSPQHAQNPGQAALTGDNGERSARLGSGAPGGKGSATGGPAPAAPPVKPAKGSTGPGARIALRNWRISTRLVSLLALPVVAATSLGALRISDNMDDIQQLDNMRLLTDITKQATELSAALQEERDQSAGPLAHGAPATDYSVKGVRDKTDRALANFIDGSEEIDAASKSGNLQGVRDSLVGLVSALGNLSEIRSNAFEDRNNSTQTVEAYHRLVTQLLDLSQDMAEATSNPEMITRTRSLAAFSSAKEYASIQRAVIAAALPEDNKTQGKLSENDRLYAESALNSQDSELDSFKSIYGDGSEDLLKPIDDGSPTITAADVYAKRILDSKEGIQGLQKRSYKDWIDDDSAKIQQMKTIEITLLSEMEQKARELRNEAEQEAIISGALILLVLGVSLVGAFVVARSMIRSLRRLQDTATKVAQDRLPELVKQLSESDPQDVDTSVESVGVHSRDEIGQVAAAFDDVHREAVRLAAEQALLRGNVNAMFTNLSRRSQGLIQRQLSLISELESREADPDQLSSLFKLDHLATRMRRNGENLLVLAGEEPGRRWTRPVPLVDVLRAAASEVEQYERIELSSVPTTEVAGRVVNDLVHLLAELLENATSFSSPQTKVKVTGHALPDGRVLIEIHDTGIGLSPEDLAAINERLAAPPTVDVSVSRRMGLFVVGRLSQRHGIRIQLRPSDSGGTTALVMLPVDVAQGGKKPAPGKAGQGGAPAGGPAAAQAAAGVAAARRGGGQGAPAGGGLLGAGGAPRGQVGSGQGARAALPGRDAGGRPGGQGGAPRGPQGPGAPQQGGRPAPAGAGAGGFGGQAPGAPQGLQAAGGFGDGPGGRQGQDAFGNNGNTNGRQDSFGGSRGPVPPQRGEGQGGGRRPQLPPRGGARPELPGGNAPARPSWSDENAQPPVPRASLDTPRGHEEPDSTSRMPRVDDRHGPASTSEMPVVPRLDDLQNPGVTSEFARPDFNAPRPGGPSDTGQFPLPGYNGSGDTNGRQNNGSYVRSDVFGTPPGGPQNPQGNGQFTPSSYDSGSTGQFPVPTGYDSGSTGQFPAPTGFDGRGPVPRRQDPSSTGQFERPQPGAGRGPADFGGARPPVPPRPPQPEALPPAGPGDGRTPLYDTLETNWFHGQGQQGQQPPSNGSSSNGSNGNGSAPSQPSSVPAPPRPATAPAATGSWRTSPNDELVRQAERVRQPAAGGVTTSGLPRRVPRANLVPGTAQQQQHQSGPAVSRAPDDVRGRLTNLRRGIAQGRQAGTGSDQTGSFPSPTHQQER